In a genomic window of Mastomys coucha isolate ucsf_1 unplaced genomic scaffold, UCSF_Mcou_1 pScaffold17, whole genome shotgun sequence:
- the LOC116094720 gene encoding fatty acid-binding protein, adipocyte codes for MCDAFVGTWKLVSSENFDDYMKEVGVGFATRKVAGMAKPNMIISVNGDLVTIRSESTFKNTEISFKLGVEFDEITADDRKVKSIITLDGGALVQVQKWDGKSTTIKRKRDGDKLVVECVMKGVTSTRVYERA; via the exons ATGTGTGATGCCTTTGTAGGAACCTGGAAGCTCGTCTCCAGTGAAAACTTCGACGATTACATGAAAGAAGTGG GAGTGGGCTTTGCCACCAGGAAAGTGGCTGGTATGGCCAAACCCAACATGATCATCAGTGTAAATGGGGATTTGGTCACCATCCGGTCAGAGAGTACGTTTAAGAACACCGAGATTTCCTTCAAGCTGGGCGTGGAATTCGACGAAATCACTGCAGATGACAGGAAGGTGAAG AGCATCATAACGCTAGATGGCGGGGCCCTGGTACAGGTCCAGAAGTGGGATGGAAAGTCGACCACCATAAAGAGAAAACGAGATGGTGACAAGCTGGTGGTG GAATGTGTCATGAAAGGTGTGACTTCTACAAGAGTTTATGAAAGGGCATGA
- the LOC116094939 gene encoding fatty acid-binding protein 9, producing the protein MIEPFLGTWKLISSENFENYVRELGVECEPRKVACLIKPSVSISFNGERMDIQTGSACKNTEISFKLGEEFEETTADNRKVKSLITFEGGSMIQVQRWLGKQTTIKRKIVDGKMVVECTMNNVVCTRIYERV; encoded by the exons ATGATTGAGCCCTTCTTAGGCACCTGGAAGCTCATCTCCAGTGAAAACTTTGAGAATTACGTGAGAGAACTGG GAGTGGAATGTGAACCTCGGAAAGTTGCATGTTTAATAAAGCCAAGCGTTAGTATTAGCTTCAATGGGGAAAGAATGGACATCCAAACAGGAAGTGCATGCAAGAACACGGAGATCTCCTTCAAGTTGGGGGAAGAATTTGAAGAGACCACTGCAGACAACCGGAAAGTGAAG AGTCTTATAACTTTTGAAGGTGGGTCAATGATCCAGGTCCAAAGATGGCTTGGCAAACAGAcaaccattaaaagaaaaattgtggATGGAAAAATGGTAGTG GAGTGCACCATGAACAATGTCGTCTGCACTAGGATCTACGAAAGGGTGTAG